The genomic region ctcccatctcaaatcggggatatccaacatgttggattgttttggcccgatttctcctggtgtgtggtgtcccccggggacaaaccagcacgcagcctgtggactgtggcgtgtagccaatcagaaagagaggtgacgaggcgTTGGTGgacggtggacgtcggagataagtagagcgagtatagtccatgctcgcgttgtcgccacttctttgaccatcgccttttcttttgataacattttttttttggttaaaaacaaactacaaactatcgccaccatagacatatatagagccactgcatcctcttcgtccgccatgattgtttactctgaagtcacgtttgatctcgagggattttgcgagatttcccgtctgacctgggaatgctgggGAGTCAGATCGGttggtgtgtgatgtgttgcaccacacgctgtacgaccaaaactgttagaccgtgatcttttatcgccgtgtgtggagtctctcaggattggaaaatcagccgacaattttaaaatcgtcccgtgtgaaccaggcttaaccCTAGTGTCGACATGACATCATGACgtcacgtaaacatacacggccactttctaaagccaggtggcgtgttatctgtacgcattatgAGCTGTCCACGTGGatgtctacgccgtatacagcAGACGggttgcagactgatctcatgaaattgcgtatgtatgacacgccaattcgtatgccattttggcgtgttatcaagacgcagaCATAAgcgattttcggcctttcatactactctctacggcgtcaattcacacgcaatcgcaaggtaatgtaagtcaatagAGGCcaaaacggcgttgataaacacgctaaaaagcgagtatgcgtcttgataacacgccaataatggcatacggatTGGCGTGTCAAACAGACGCCACTTCATGACATCAGGCTggttgtgttgtcctcccgtcgACCAACAagcaatttttcatttttctgggtaaaaattttaaatgaaaacttttttttttcagtattttggtCTTTTTCCGTCactttttgtagattttttctgtgcctgtgtgtgtgtatttttgtgtgtgtgtgtgcgcgtgcgtgtatctgtctgtatgcgtctgtgtgtgtgtgagacgtttttgtggggtttttccccacgtttttgaagcttttgtggacattttttgtcactcttttcaatgttcttttatgatttttttcccctcaaatgctataaaacacTAGCCTGACCAGCCCCAcctccagatgttgggtctgggtctgacccacatccagatgttgggtctgggaactccccattggctgggctcaatccgaggggcgggatcaacggttgtctttcaaattctctctgcccgcaataggatagcgctccaaccaatcagagcaacgctagttagTAGAtttaactttaaactctgaacacatcttccttttttaagaatgacttcagagccgttctttgttcttttctccaagaaaagctgaactccaagtcttccagagaccgctgttcaccagcagcagcagccataagccccgcccacccactctatacacgatgtgattggcccagccagagtttggtttttcaaatgctctaaacttgaataaaacacccaaattggAATGAAAGTCCTCATTAATATGTTACAATGTTGTACAGGTTCCATACAACATACAGCCACGTTAATTTGGGGCAATTTGgctgaaagaaacccacatttctgatgtgattttattttttttaaatgggtcaaatttgacccgaggaaaccACCAGAGTTTTTCCAGCTCGcgagccaacggagagttgctaggcGACCCTGGCTGCTGATAGgatggtctagatttctaggctagtaaAATAGAATTAAACACCCAAATGCAATAAAAGTAGtcaactgatcatttattttacttataaAAAGTGTTGTAGGGAACCCTCCAtgttgcttttgttttgaaaatgtggttgaaagaaacccaaatttctgatagaGAGACTttatgaaaatgggtcagattagaCCAGAAGACACCAGGAGGATCAGCTGAGGGTTCAACATTTATTGGGTAGAATAgatacattatattaataacATTCAGAGAATTATATTTAACATGATAACTGGTCTTTAGAGTCtgagtatgtgtgtctgtctctgtgtgtgtgtgtgtgtgtgtgtatgtgtgtgtctgtctctgtgtgtgtgtgtgtgtgtgtgtgtatgtgtgtgtctgtctctgtgtgtgtgtgtgtgtgtgtgtgtgtgtgtgtgtgtatgtgtgtgtgtgtgtgtgtgtgtgtctgtctgtctgtctgtctgtctgtgtgtgtgtgtgtgtgtgtgtgtgtctgtgtaagtgtgtgtgtgtctgtctctgtgtgtgtgtgtgtgtgtatgtgtgtgtgtctgtctgtctgtctgtgtgtgtgtgtgtgtgtgtgtctgtgtaagtgtgtgtgtgtctgtctctgtgtgtgtgtgtgtgtgtatgtgtgtgtgtctgtctgtctgtctgtgtgtgtgtgtgtgtgtgtctgtctctgtgtgtgtgtgtgtgtgtatgtgtgtgtgtgtgtgtgtatgtgtgtgtctgtctgtgtgtgtgtgtgtgtgtgtctgtgtctgtctgtgtgtgtgtctgtctgtctgtctgtctgtctgtgtgtgtgtgtgtgtgtgtgtctgtctctgtgtgtgtgtgtgtgtgtgtgtgtgtatgtgtgtgtgtgtgtgtgtgtgtgtgtgtgtgtatgtgtctgtgtgtgtctgtctgtgtgtgtgtgtgtgtgtgtgtctgtgtctgtctgtgtgtgtgtctgtctgtctgtctgtctgtctgtgtgtgtgtgtgtgtgtgtgtgtgtgtgtgtctgtctctgtgtgtgtgtgtgtgtgtgtgtgtgtgtgtatgtgtctgtgtgtgtctgtctgtgtgtgtgtgtgtgtgtgtgtgtgtctgtgtctgtctgtgtgtgtgtctgtctgtctgtctgtctgtgtgtgtgtgtgtgtgtgtgtgtgtgtgtgtgtgtctgtctctgtgtgtgtgtgtgtgtatgtgtgtgtgtgtgtctgtctgtgtctgtctgtctgtctgtctgtctgtgtgtctgtctgtctgtctgtgtgtgtctgtctgtctgtctgtctgtctgtctgtgtgtgtctgtctgtctgtctctgtgtgtgtctgtgtgtgtgtgtgtgtgtgtgtgtgtgtgtgtgtgtgtgtgtgtgtgtgtgtgtgtgtgtgtgtgtgtgttagagagggAAGCTGCTGCTTTGGGATTTGAAGGACTCAAACATGCGTCTGTAACGGCCCTTTAATGAAGACGTGTCCCGATGTTTACTTCTTCTTGACGAACTTCTTGTGCGTGGCGTTGGGGTTGGTGCGCCTCCTGCCCCCCCCGCTCTGGCCGTCTCTGATCTGCAGGTTGGCGGCGCGGCTGTAGATGTCGTTCTGGCAGAACGGCGAGCCCCCGGCCACGTAGTCGGGGTCGAAGACGTCCGTCTTCTGGCGCGCCTTGCGGGAGAGTCTCTGCTGGGGGAAGCTCTGGTCCTCCACCAGCTGGGGGTTGTTACTGTGCTTCCCGCCGCGAGGCAGCGGCAGCGAGTGCTGGAACGCCACAGAGAAgagttagtgagtgtgtgtgtgtgtgtcggtctgtctgtgtgtgtgtgtgtgtgtgtgtgtgtgtgtgtgtatatatctgtgtgtgagtgtgtgcgtttatttctgtctgtctctgtgtgtgtctgtatgtgtctgtatgtgtgtctgtgtgtgtgtctctgtctgtctgtctgtctctctctctctgtgtgtgtgtgtgtgtgtgtgtgtctgtctgtctgtctctctctgtgtgtgtgtgtgtgtgtgtgtgtctgtctgtctgtctgtctctctctctgtgtgtgtgtgtgtgtgtgtgtgtgtctgtctgtctgtctgtctgtctgtctgtctctctctgtgtgtgtgtgtgtgtgtgtctgtctgtctgtctctgtttgtgtgtgtgtgtgtgtgtgtgtgtgtctgtctgtctctctgtgtgtgtgtgtgtgtgtgtgtgtgtctgtctgtctgtctgtctgtctctctctgtgtgtgtgtgtgtgtgtgtgtgtctgtctgtctgtctctgtttgtgtgtgtgtgtgtgtgtgtgtgtgtctgtctgtctctgtttgtgtgtgtgtgtgtgtgtgtgtgtctgtctgtctctctctctgtgtgtgtgtgtgtgtgtgtgtgtgtgtgtgtgtgtgtgtgtgtctctcacccGCAGCCCTTTAGCGTTGAGTACTTTGGGGTTTTTGGAGAAGTGCATGTGCACCCTGCCGTCCTCCGTGACGGTGACCGCCAGCTTCTTCAGCGTCTTGTTCCCACAGTGAGGACAGAACACCTTGCTCATGTTGCTCGTCGTCCTgacaacagacagacaagcaTTCAGTCTTTAACATGGGACACTCTGgactagagggctgcattgggattgggcccaacgcaaatctcgcgggagtgggcggttttaactttgctgtgggcgggagcgggcggctaaaaaaaccactgcgggatcgggatgtagcctggaacccccccacgccagcagaaaccatagatatacatatatactgactgagtatatatacatatatactgactgagtatatatacatatatactgactgagtatatactgtataggccatctatgagcagacaccagcgtgtctgagcctcccaggacgggggagctccgagccaaggctccgtcctccctcatcctcggctccttcctccccctctccccctctctctctctccttctgctccttcctcccctctctccctcatcctcggctccttcctccccctctctccctcccctctctccctcatcctcggctccttcctccccctctctccctctcctctctccctcatcctcggctccttcctccccctctctccctctcctctctccctctccttctgctccttcctccccatctaacagcagcaacacctgccttctttgccttcatcttctccctattaacctataaaatgacgtgttttctcatgcgggacgggagaagacacaacatcaatgcatctctattattgtgtgggcataaattctcagagttttgcgggtgcgggctggagtggacgtacacattgcgggagcggcgggagtgtaacacacacgttGTCGGTGccggcggtaatggtcagaaattcgccgggagcgaGCGGCATTAACTTTCATtctaaatgatgttaaaaaggTCTTACAAAGtctatgggccctattttaacgatctgaggtcacggcgtgaagcgcctggtgcaggtgtgtttagggcgtgtccaaatccacttttgatGTTTGACGGCTgataaaaagggtccgtgtgccggggtcatggttctaaagggttgtacttagtgtcttcattaatcagaggggtgttttgggcgtaacatgcaatcaaccaatcagagatcatctcccattccctttaaaagccaggcgcgtttggaccttggagcattgctgttatgatggaggatttgcaccgtaatattttaatttgtaatcttctgcatgtgtgtgtgtgtgtgtgtgtgtgtgtgctgctgtgtgtccctgtgtgtgtaacaagcatagtgtgcgtgctgTGCATGAGCCTAGcatcattttactaatgctctgttaaaataacaataaaatgctgcgttattgactttagaccaggtttttgttggtcaatggtgccatcacttcctgctgcctcaagatagcaatactcccagaatgcacctgaacacaccttcctgtaagaccagcacacccagaatgcacctgaacacacctccctgtaagaccagcacgcccagaatgcacctgaacacacctccctgtaagaccagcacgcccagaatgcacctgaacacacctccctgtaagaccagcacgcccagaatgcacctgaacacacctccgcaggtgtgttcaggtgcatttgctatttaaacgacgtgggcgctggacggtcttaaactagcaaagacacttgggtctggctttgcgctgcgctgggtgcGAGATAGGAGCTCTTTAGCTCTTTACGACCACCTGATCTTTCCTTCGGGGTGTTGGTGTTGCGTTTTGGTTTCCCAGActttgactcgactcacttAAAGCAGGCGTGACATCTCAGGATGTAGTTCCTCGCCTCTTTGATCAGCATCCCGTTCACGGACAGAACATGGAGTCCCATCTGGATGAGAACGTTCTGCAAAGACAACAGATCACAGCGTGGAAACCATCAGTCAATTCATCCGTTAGTTCATCCACAGATAAATGTATCAGTGCAACTATTTTAACCGAGTCACTTTTCAAGCCAAAGTGCCAAAACATCAGCTCCAGGTAgaggtggtacggttcatgaaaaaacatccgaaccgctcggttcTCTTGTCTctgttcggagcgtgtgtgcgtctCACGGTTTGTCAGTCCACTGTTAACGgtcactaaccacttactgccgtagtgcccactttacacacctatgttaaaacacttactggaaatgacgagcgtgacgaacgcaacacatgacAGCTGattgggtctggctgctcccgaatttcaaaacagactgtcatggcgtctcgttctgaatacgatctcgtatttcaCGAAAGAAgttcactgaaatgtgtttctgaaaacatgttaagagagaaataggccgtgcggttgctgaatctgtctgtttttttgatcgagaaaggtcagtttaaaagattttcgtcagattttgagaggcgccgagccgaccgctcctcaggtggcgtgctgctgctgctgctgcaggtcacgtcacgtgtagagatgtcaggtgggagagatgaggaaggctgcctGGAGCTGGAGGATGCTCCAGCGccgtatatagtctggtgtgtgggaacattttggatttcatgttacctatgacgACAGCGGAactaaaacaatagatagaactgccactgtgtgcatgtactgtgcaacatgcattcaatatgctaattatatttctggagtgttaaagattaaaagaaaaaataaccagaaccgaaaaccgtgaccctaaaaccgtgatacgaaccgaaccgtgggttttgtgaaccgtaccagcCCTAGCTCCAGGTGCACGGCGGCGTCCGTTACCTGCATGGCGAAGTCGGTGGTCAGACATCCGACTGTGACGTCAGCCGGGGCCGTCCAATCCCCCGACTCCATCTTCACCTGCTGGATGTTGCTGGGCGTGATCCACCCCCCTCCGTCTTCCTCCTCTTCGTCTTCAGGCTCGTTCTCTTTGTCCTCGTCGTCTGAGTGGTCGCCTGT from Sander lucioperca isolate FBNREF2018 chromosome 3, SLUC_FBN_1.2, whole genome shotgun sequence harbors:
- the nob1 gene encoding RNA-binding protein NOB1 isoform X2, which translates into the protein MAPTLVAHVVADAGAFLKKASLQDIGSNIYTLKDVVDEIRDKPTRRSLAFLPYTLNFKEPHPEHIRLVTEFSKKTGDYPSLSATDIKVLALTYQLELEHVGSQHLKKEPEIKVNIQTTQRHPETPVNVAGFHFPAKKPADSLNVTQTEATSDGGDEFNSFQFWREPLPSIDSELLDLLKADTASSPSESGLDTAPQTGDHSDDEDKENEPEDEEEEDGGGWITPSNIQQVKMESGDWTAPADVTVGCLTTDFAMQNVLIQMGLHVLSVNGMLIKEARNYILRCHACFKTTSNMSKVFCPHCGNKTLKKLAVTVTEDGRVHMHFSKNPKVLNAKGLRHSLPLPRGGKHSNNPQLVEDQSFPQQRLSRKARQKTDVFDPDYVAGGSPFCQNDIYSRAANLQIRDGQSGGGRRRTNPNATHKKFVKKK